Proteins encoded in a region of the Macaca mulatta isolate MMU2019108-1 chromosome X, T2T-MMU8v2.0, whole genome shotgun sequence genome:
- the NHS gene encoding actin remodeling regulator NHS isoform X2, whose translation MALACCMPKNAAVSNLDIESKLSVYYRAPWHQQRNIFLPATRPPCVEELHRHARQSLQALRREHRSRSDRREQRAAAPLSIAAPPLPAYPPAHSQRRREVKDRHFLTFNSTRSPSPTECCHMTPWSRKSHPPEDEDTDVMLGQRPKNPIHNIPSTLDKQTNWSKALPLPTPEEKMKQDAQVISSCIIPINVTGVGFDREASIRCSLVHSQSVLQRRRKLRRRKTISGIPRRVQQEIDSDESPVARERNVIVHTNPDPSNTVNRRSGTRDSECQTEDILIAAPSRRRIRAQRGQSIAASLSHSAGNISALADKGDTMFTPAASSRTRSRSLPREGNRGGDAELKVGAKPSAYEEGESFVGDHERTPNDCSEAPSSPSAQDHQPTLGLACSQHLHSPQHKLSERGRSRLSRMAADSGSCDISSNSDTFGSPIHCISTAGVLLSSHMDQKDDHQSSSGNWSGSSSTCPSQTSETIPPAASPPLTGSSHCDSELSLNTAPHANEDASVFMTEQYNDHLDKVRGHRANSFTSTVVDLLDDPNNSNTSDSEWNYLHHHHDASCRQDFSPERPKADSLGCPSFTSVATYDSFLEKSPSDKADTSSHFSVDTEGYYTSMHFDCGLKGSKSYVCHYAALGPENGQGVGASPGLPDCAWQDYLDHKRQGRPSISFRKPKAKPTPPKRSSSLRKSDGNADISEKKEPKISSGQHLPHSSREMKLPLDFANTPSRMENASLPTKQEPSWINQSEHDIKEPQLDTSDIPPFKDEGAESTHYADLWLLNDLKTNDPYRSLSNSSTATGTTVIECIKSPESSESQTSQSESRATTPSLPSVDNEFKLASPEKLAGLASPSSGYSSQSETPTSSFPTAFFSGPLSPGGSKRKPKVPERKSSLQQPSLKDGTISLSKDLELPIIPPTHLDLSALHNVLNKPFHHRHPLHVFTHNKQNTVGETLRSNPPPSLAITPTILKSVNLRSINKSEEVKQKEENNTDLPYLEESTLTTAALSPGKIRPHTANKSVSRQYSTEDTILSFLDSSAVEIGPAKLHLEKNPTFDVKNRCDPETITSAGSSLLDSNVTKDQVHTETEPIAENTPSKNCAFPTEGFQRVSAARPNDLDGKIIQYGAGPDETLEQVQKAHSAGGEEVAQPESVDVITSQSNSPTRATAVSNQLKHQFIMSRHHDKVPGTISYELEITPVNSFPEKCSKQENIASGFSAKSASDNSKAEETQGNVDEASLKESSPSDDSIISPLSEDSQAEAEGVFVSPNKPRTTEDLFAVIHRSKRKVLGRKDSGDMSVRSKSRVPLGSSSSSANSITSPSSSVTTPNSQRSPGLIYRNAKKSNTSNEEFKLLLLKKGSRSDSSYRMSATEILKSPILPKPPGELTTESPQSTDDAHQGSQGTEALSPLSPCSPRVNAEGFSSKSFATSASARVGRSRAPPAASSSRYSVRCRLYNTPMQAISEGETENSDGSPHDDRSSQSST comes from the exons TTTAACAGCACCCGTTCGCCCTCCCCCACTGAGTGTTGCCACATGACCCCATGGAGTAGAAAG TCCCATCCCCCAGAGGATGAAGATACAGATGTCATGTTAGGGCAGAGGCCGAAAAACCCAATACACAATATCCCTTCTACACTGGACAAGCAGACCAACTGGAGCAAAGCACTACCTCTCCCAACGCCAGAGGAGAAGATGAAACAAGATGCCCAAGTGATTTCTTCTTGCATTATTCCCATCAATGTCACTG GAGTTGGCTTTGACAGAGAGGCTAGTATACGCTGCTCTCTGGTTCATTCACAATCGGTACTACAGCGGAGACgaaaattgaggaggaggaaaACCATCTCGGGTATTCCCAGAAGAGTTCAACAAGAAATAG ATTCTGATGAATCACCAGTGGCCAGGGAAAGGAATGTGATTGTGCACACAAACCCAGACCCCTCCAACACTGTCAATAGGAGATCCGGAACCAGGGACTCTGAGTGCCAAACCGAGGATATTCTGATTGCTGCCCCATCCAGAAGGAGAATCAGAGCTCAAAGGGGTCAAAGCATTGCAGCTTCCCTTTCTCATTCTGCTGGCAACATTTCTGCCCTAGCAGACAAAGGTGACACCATGTTTACTCCTGCAGCGAGCAGCCGCACAAGATCTCGGAGCCTTCCCCGGGAAGGTAATAGAGGTGGGGATGCTGAGCTCAAAGTTGGTGCTAAACCCTCAGCATATGAAGAGGGAGAGTCTTTTGTGGGTGACCATGAAAGAACCCCTAATGATTGCAGTGAGGCTCCAAGCAGCCCGAGTGCCCAGGACCACCAGCCTACTTTGGGCCTAGCCTGCTCTCAACATCTCCACAGCCCCCAGCACAAATTAAGTGAGAGGGGAAGGTCACGTCTGTCCCGAATGGCTGCTGACTCCGGCAGCTGTGACATCTCCTCCAACTCAGACACGTTTGGGAGCCCCATCCACTGCATCTCCACGGCTGGTGTCCTCCTTAGCAGCCACATGGACCAGAAAGATGACCACCAGTCATCCAGCGGCAACTGGAGTGGAAGCAGCTCCACATGCCCCTCGCAGACCTCAGAAACCATCCCTCCTGCAGCTTCTCCTCCACTTACTGGCTCTTCGCACTGTGACTCGGAGTTGTCACTAAACACAGCCCCTCATGCCAATGAGGATGCCAGTGTTTTCATGACAGAACAATACAATGACCACTTGGATAAAGTGAGAGGCCATCGGGCAAACTCCTTTACCTCCACTGTTGTAGACCTGCTGGATGATCCCAACAACAGCAACACAAGTGACAGTGAGTGGAATTACCTGCACCACCACCATGATGCCTCCTGCCGCCAGGATTTTAGTCCTGAGCGTCCCAAGGCAGACAGCCTGGGCTGCCCAAGCTTCACAAGCGTGGCCACTTATGACAGCTTTCTGGAAAAGTCTCCATCAGACAAAGCGGACACTAGCTCTCACTTTTCAGTAGACACAGAAGGATACTATACGTCCATGCACTTTGACTGTGGTCTCAAAGGTAGTAAGAGCTATGTCTGTCACTATGCAGCCCTGGGCCCAGAGAATGGCCAGGGTGTAGGGGCTTCCCCTGGTCTTCCAGATTGTGCCTGGCAGGACTACTTAGACCACAAGAGGCAGGGAAGACCAAGCATCTCTTTCAGGAAACCAAAGGCAAAGCCGACTCCACCTAAACGTAGCTCATCATTGAGGAAGTCAGATGGAAACGCAGATATTTCTGAGAAGAAAGAACCAAAGATAAGCAGTGGTCAGCACCTGCCTCACAGTTCCAGGGAAATGAAGCTGCCTCTTGATTTCGCCAACACGCCTTCTCGAATGGAAAATGCCAGTCTTCCCACCAAGCAGGAACCTTCTTGGATAAACCAGAGTGAACATGACATTAAGGAACCTCAGTTAGACACTTCGGATATCCCACCATTCAAAGATGAAGGTGCCGAATCCACGCACTATGCAGACCTCTGGCTCCTAAATGACTTGAAAACAAATGATCCTTATAGATCTCTATCTAATTCAAGCACCGCTACGGGTACCACAGTCATTGAATGCATCAAATCTCCAGAGAGCTCTGAATCCCAAACATCGCAATCAGAATCAAGAGCCACTACCCCATCTCTTCCTTCTGTTGACAATGAGTTTAAACTGGCTTCACCAGAAAAGCTGGCTGGCTTGGCATCTCCATCAAGTGGCTACTCAAGCCAGTCTGAAACGCCAACATCCTCTTTCCCTACAGCTTTCTTTTCAGGTCCATTGTCTCCCGGAGGTAGCAAAAGAAAACCTAAAGTCCCAGAAAGAAAATCCTCACTACAGCAACCCTCTTTAAAAGATGGAACTATATCACTGAGTAAAGACCTTGAACTTCCAATTATACCTCCTACCCATCTTGATCTAAGTGCTCTTCATAATGTCTTGAACAAACCATTCCACCACCGTCATCCATTGCATGTTTTTACTCATAATAAGCAGAACACAGTAGGAGAAACACTGAGGTCAAATCCTCCACCGTCCCTTGCAATTACACCAACGATCCTGAAATCTGTTAACCTTAGGTCCATTAACAAGTCTGAAGAAgttaagcaaaaagaagaaaataatacagatcTCCCTTATTTAGAGGAAAGCACACTCACAACGGCTGCCTTGTCTCCGGGTAAGATTAGGCCGCATACAGCAAATAAATCAGTATCTCGTCAGTACTCCACTGAAGACACCATACTGTCCTTTTTAGACTCTTCTGCAGTTGAAATAGGACCAGCTAAactacatttagaaaaaaatcctacttTTGATGTGAAGAATCGCTGCGATCCAGAAACTATAACCTCAGCTGGTAGCAGTCTTCTAGATTCAAATGTCACAAAAGACCAAGTGCATACAGAGACTGAGCCTATTGCAGAAAACACACCATCCAAAAACTGTGCATTTCCCACAGAAGGATTTCAAAGGGTCTCTGCTGCCCGCCCAAATGATTTGGATggtaaaataatacaatatggAGCTGGTCCAGATGAAACCCTAGAACAGGTACAGAAGGCACACTCTGCAGGTGGGGAGGAAGTTGCACAACCTGAATCTGTGGATGTAATCACATCTCAGTCAAACTCACCAACTAGAGCAACAGCTGTAAGCAATCAACTTAAGCATCAATTTATTATGAGCCGCCACCACGACAAAGTGCCTGGTACTATCAGCTATGAATTGGAGATAACACCTGTAAATTCATTCCCTGAAAAATGTTCCAAGCAGGAAAATATTGCTTCAGGTTTTTCAGCCAAAAGTGCCTCTGATAACAGCAAAGCAGAGGAGACCCAAGGAAATGTGGATGAGGCTTCATTGAAAG AATCATCACCGAGTGATGACTCCATCATTTCACCTCTTAGTGAAGACTCCCAAGCTGAAGCAGAGGGTGTGTTCGTGTCCCCAAACAAACCTCGAACAACTGAGGATTTATTTGCAGTCATTCACAG ATCCAAGCGGAAAGTACTGGGAAGAAAAGATTCCGGGGACATGTCTGTTCGAAGCAAATCGAGAGTTCCTCTtggcagtagcagcagcagcgcCAATTCCATCACTTCACCCAGCAGCAGTGTGACAACCCCAAACAGCCAGAGGTCTCCTGGTCTCATATACCGAAATGCCAAAAAGTCCAACACATCCAATGAAGAGTTTAAGCTGTTACTGCTCAAGAAAGGCAGCCGCTCAGATTCCAGTTACCGCATGTCTGCCACTGAGATCCTGAAGAGTCCCATCCTGCCCAAACCTCCTGGGGAGCTCACAACAGAGTCCCCTCAGAGCACTGATGATGCCCATCAGGGGTCACAAGGGACTGAAGCATTGTCCCCACTCTCTCCATGCTCCCCACGAGTTAATGCAGAAGGCTTTTCCTCGAAGAGCTTTGCCACCTCAGCATCAGCAAGGGTTGGACGTTCTCGGGCCCCTCCTGCAGCCAGCAGCAGTCGCTACAGTGTCCGCTGCCGGCTGTACAACACGCCCATGCAGGCGATCTCCGAGGGAGAGACGGAAAATTCTGACGGAAGCCCACATGACGACCGTTCCTCCCAGAGTTCAACATAG
- the NHS gene encoding actin remodeling regulator NHS isoform X3 → MTNTFFPRGESYPVGCVGGFAETSDKSHPPEDEDTDVMLGQRPKNPIHNIPSTLDKQTNWSKALPLPTPEEKMKQDAQVISSCIIPINVTGVGFDREASIRCSLVHSQSVLQRRRKLRRRKTISGIPRRVQQEIDSDESPVARERNVIVHTNPDPSNTVNRRSGTRDSECQTEDILIAAPSRRRIRAQRGQSIAASLSHSAGNISALADKGDTMFTPAASSRTRSRSLPREGNRGGDAELKVGAKPSAYEEGESFVGDHERTPNDCSEAPSSPSAQDHQPTLGLACSQHLHSPQHKLSERGRSRLSRMAADSGSCDISSNSDTFGSPIHCISTAGVLLSSHMDQKDDHQSSSGNWSGSSSTCPSQTSETIPPAASPPLTGSSHCDSELSLNTAPHANEDASVFMTEQYNDHLDKVRGHRANSFTSTVVDLLDDPNNSNTSDSEWNYLHHHHDASCRQDFSPERPKADSLGCPSFTSVATYDSFLEKSPSDKADTSSHFSVDTEGYYTSMHFDCGLKGSKSYVCHYAALGPENGQGVGASPGLPDCAWQDYLDHKRQGRPSISFRKPKAKPTPPKRSSSLRKSDGNADISEKKEPKISSGQHLPHSSREMKLPLDFANTPSRMENASLPTKQEPSWINQSEHDIKEPQLDTSDIPPFKDEGAESTHYADLWLLNDLKTNDPYRSLSNSSTATGTTVIECIKSPESSESQTSQSESRATTPSLPSVDNEFKLASPEKLAGLASPSSGYSSQSETPTSSFPTAFFSGPLSPGGSKRKPKVPERKSSLQQPSLKDGTISLSKDLELPIIPPTHLDLSALHNVLNKPFHHRHPLHVFTHNKQNTVGETLRSNPPPSLAITPTILKSVNLRSINKSEEVKQKEENNTDLPYLEESTLTTAALSPGKIRPHTANKSVSRQYSTEDTILSFLDSSAVEIGPAKLHLEKNPTFDVKNRCDPETITSAGSSLLDSNVTKDQVHTETEPIAENTPSKNCAFPTEGFQRVSAARPNDLDGKIIQYGAGPDETLEQVQKAHSAGGEEVAQPESVDVITSQSNSPTRATAVSNQLKHQFIMSRHHDKVPGTISYELEITPVNSFPEKCSKQENIASGFSAKSASDNSKAEETQGNVDEASLKESSPSDDSIISPLSEDSQAEAEGVFVSPNKPRTTEDLFAVIHRSKRKVLGRKDSGDMSVRSKSRVPLGSSSSSANSITSPSSSVTTPNSQRSPGLIYRNAKKSNTSNEEFKLLLLKKGSRSDSSYRMSATEILKSPILPKPPGELTTESPQSTDDAHQGSQGTEALSPLSPCSPRVNAEGFSSKSFATSASARVGRSRAPPAASSSRYSVRCRLYNTPMQAISEGETENSDGSPHDDRSSQSST, encoded by the exons ATGACGAACACATTTTTCCCAAGGGGGGAGTCATATCCTGTTGGGTGTGTTGGGGGATTTGCAGAAACCTCTGACAAG TCCCATCCCCCAGAGGATGAAGATACAGATGTCATGTTAGGGCAGAGGCCGAAAAACCCAATACACAATATCCCTTCTACACTGGACAAGCAGACCAACTGGAGCAAAGCACTACCTCTCCCAACGCCAGAGGAGAAGATGAAACAAGATGCCCAAGTGATTTCTTCTTGCATTATTCCCATCAATGTCACTG GAGTTGGCTTTGACAGAGAGGCTAGTATACGCTGCTCTCTGGTTCATTCACAATCGGTACTACAGCGGAGACgaaaattgaggaggaggaaaACCATCTCGGGTATTCCCAGAAGAGTTCAACAAGAAATAG ATTCTGATGAATCACCAGTGGCCAGGGAAAGGAATGTGATTGTGCACACAAACCCAGACCCCTCCAACACTGTCAATAGGAGATCCGGAACCAGGGACTCTGAGTGCCAAACCGAGGATATTCTGATTGCTGCCCCATCCAGAAGGAGAATCAGAGCTCAAAGGGGTCAAAGCATTGCAGCTTCCCTTTCTCATTCTGCTGGCAACATTTCTGCCCTAGCAGACAAAGGTGACACCATGTTTACTCCTGCAGCGAGCAGCCGCACAAGATCTCGGAGCCTTCCCCGGGAAGGTAATAGAGGTGGGGATGCTGAGCTCAAAGTTGGTGCTAAACCCTCAGCATATGAAGAGGGAGAGTCTTTTGTGGGTGACCATGAAAGAACCCCTAATGATTGCAGTGAGGCTCCAAGCAGCCCGAGTGCCCAGGACCACCAGCCTACTTTGGGCCTAGCCTGCTCTCAACATCTCCACAGCCCCCAGCACAAATTAAGTGAGAGGGGAAGGTCACGTCTGTCCCGAATGGCTGCTGACTCCGGCAGCTGTGACATCTCCTCCAACTCAGACACGTTTGGGAGCCCCATCCACTGCATCTCCACGGCTGGTGTCCTCCTTAGCAGCCACATGGACCAGAAAGATGACCACCAGTCATCCAGCGGCAACTGGAGTGGAAGCAGCTCCACATGCCCCTCGCAGACCTCAGAAACCATCCCTCCTGCAGCTTCTCCTCCACTTACTGGCTCTTCGCACTGTGACTCGGAGTTGTCACTAAACACAGCCCCTCATGCCAATGAGGATGCCAGTGTTTTCATGACAGAACAATACAATGACCACTTGGATAAAGTGAGAGGCCATCGGGCAAACTCCTTTACCTCCACTGTTGTAGACCTGCTGGATGATCCCAACAACAGCAACACAAGTGACAGTGAGTGGAATTACCTGCACCACCACCATGATGCCTCCTGCCGCCAGGATTTTAGTCCTGAGCGTCCCAAGGCAGACAGCCTGGGCTGCCCAAGCTTCACAAGCGTGGCCACTTATGACAGCTTTCTGGAAAAGTCTCCATCAGACAAAGCGGACACTAGCTCTCACTTTTCAGTAGACACAGAAGGATACTATACGTCCATGCACTTTGACTGTGGTCTCAAAGGTAGTAAGAGCTATGTCTGTCACTATGCAGCCCTGGGCCCAGAGAATGGCCAGGGTGTAGGGGCTTCCCCTGGTCTTCCAGATTGTGCCTGGCAGGACTACTTAGACCACAAGAGGCAGGGAAGACCAAGCATCTCTTTCAGGAAACCAAAGGCAAAGCCGACTCCACCTAAACGTAGCTCATCATTGAGGAAGTCAGATGGAAACGCAGATATTTCTGAGAAGAAAGAACCAAAGATAAGCAGTGGTCAGCACCTGCCTCACAGTTCCAGGGAAATGAAGCTGCCTCTTGATTTCGCCAACACGCCTTCTCGAATGGAAAATGCCAGTCTTCCCACCAAGCAGGAACCTTCTTGGATAAACCAGAGTGAACATGACATTAAGGAACCTCAGTTAGACACTTCGGATATCCCACCATTCAAAGATGAAGGTGCCGAATCCACGCACTATGCAGACCTCTGGCTCCTAAATGACTTGAAAACAAATGATCCTTATAGATCTCTATCTAATTCAAGCACCGCTACGGGTACCACAGTCATTGAATGCATCAAATCTCCAGAGAGCTCTGAATCCCAAACATCGCAATCAGAATCAAGAGCCACTACCCCATCTCTTCCTTCTGTTGACAATGAGTTTAAACTGGCTTCACCAGAAAAGCTGGCTGGCTTGGCATCTCCATCAAGTGGCTACTCAAGCCAGTCTGAAACGCCAACATCCTCTTTCCCTACAGCTTTCTTTTCAGGTCCATTGTCTCCCGGAGGTAGCAAAAGAAAACCTAAAGTCCCAGAAAGAAAATCCTCACTACAGCAACCCTCTTTAAAAGATGGAACTATATCACTGAGTAAAGACCTTGAACTTCCAATTATACCTCCTACCCATCTTGATCTAAGTGCTCTTCATAATGTCTTGAACAAACCATTCCACCACCGTCATCCATTGCATGTTTTTACTCATAATAAGCAGAACACAGTAGGAGAAACACTGAGGTCAAATCCTCCACCGTCCCTTGCAATTACACCAACGATCCTGAAATCTGTTAACCTTAGGTCCATTAACAAGTCTGAAGAAgttaagcaaaaagaagaaaataatacagatcTCCCTTATTTAGAGGAAAGCACACTCACAACGGCTGCCTTGTCTCCGGGTAAGATTAGGCCGCATACAGCAAATAAATCAGTATCTCGTCAGTACTCCACTGAAGACACCATACTGTCCTTTTTAGACTCTTCTGCAGTTGAAATAGGACCAGCTAAactacatttagaaaaaaatcctacttTTGATGTGAAGAATCGCTGCGATCCAGAAACTATAACCTCAGCTGGTAGCAGTCTTCTAGATTCAAATGTCACAAAAGACCAAGTGCATACAGAGACTGAGCCTATTGCAGAAAACACACCATCCAAAAACTGTGCATTTCCCACAGAAGGATTTCAAAGGGTCTCTGCTGCCCGCCCAAATGATTTGGATggtaaaataatacaatatggAGCTGGTCCAGATGAAACCCTAGAACAGGTACAGAAGGCACACTCTGCAGGTGGGGAGGAAGTTGCACAACCTGAATCTGTGGATGTAATCACATCTCAGTCAAACTCACCAACTAGAGCAACAGCTGTAAGCAATCAACTTAAGCATCAATTTATTATGAGCCGCCACCACGACAAAGTGCCTGGTACTATCAGCTATGAATTGGAGATAACACCTGTAAATTCATTCCCTGAAAAATGTTCCAAGCAGGAAAATATTGCTTCAGGTTTTTCAGCCAAAAGTGCCTCTGATAACAGCAAAGCAGAGGAGACCCAAGGAAATGTGGATGAGGCTTCATTGAAAG AATCATCACCGAGTGATGACTCCATCATTTCACCTCTTAGTGAAGACTCCCAAGCTGAAGCAGAGGGTGTGTTCGTGTCCCCAAACAAACCTCGAACAACTGAGGATTTATTTGCAGTCATTCACAG ATCCAAGCGGAAAGTACTGGGAAGAAAAGATTCCGGGGACATGTCTGTTCGAAGCAAATCGAGAGTTCCTCTtggcagtagcagcagcagcgcCAATTCCATCACTTCACCCAGCAGCAGTGTGACAACCCCAAACAGCCAGAGGTCTCCTGGTCTCATATACCGAAATGCCAAAAAGTCCAACACATCCAATGAAGAGTTTAAGCTGTTACTGCTCAAGAAAGGCAGCCGCTCAGATTCCAGTTACCGCATGTCTGCCACTGAGATCCTGAAGAGTCCCATCCTGCCCAAACCTCCTGGGGAGCTCACAACAGAGTCCCCTCAGAGCACTGATGATGCCCATCAGGGGTCACAAGGGACTGAAGCATTGTCCCCACTCTCTCCATGCTCCCCACGAGTTAATGCAGAAGGCTTTTCCTCGAAGAGCTTTGCCACCTCAGCATCAGCAAGGGTTGGACGTTCTCGGGCCCCTCCTGCAGCCAGCAGCAGTCGCTACAGTGTCCGCTGCCGGCTGTACAACACGCCCATGCAGGCGATCTCCGAGGGAGAGACGGAAAATTCTGACGGAAGCCCACATGACGACCGTTCCTCCCAGAGTTCAACATAG